CTCGCCGCGCTCATGGGATTCGGAGCGCCGGAGTTGGTCAACCTGGGCCGGCCCGGCGCCAAGCTCAAGCCTTCCGATGTCGTGCTCATCGGCGTGCGAGATCTCGATGCCCAGGAAAAAATTCTCTTGAAGAAAAGCGGCGTCACGATTTACACCATGCGCGAGATTGACGAACGCGGCATTTCAACGGTGATGAAAGAGGCCTTGCGGCGCTTGAGTCATCTCTCTCGCCTGCACGTTAGCCTGGACATGGACAGCCTCGATCCGCTGGATGCGCCCGGCGTAGGCACACCGGTGCCCGGCGGACTGACGTATCGCGAAGCCCATCTCATTATGGAGATGCTCGCCGATTCCAAAATGGTGCGCTCGATCGACATTGTCGAAGTCAACCCTATTCTCGATCATCGCAATCATACGTCGAGTATTGCCATCGCGTTGCTGGCCTCGCTGCTGGGACAATCGATCTTGTAACTGGATACTGGTGGCTCGCTCGTTCTTCGCTGTGAATCCGCAAAGAACCAGCAGCCGGTGACTGCTTCTTAGAATTTTACCATATCTCCCACCTTTACGCCATGCCGCTCAAACCAACCGGCGTTTGTTTCCAAAACATAAAGCGCAGGCGCCGCCGAGATATAATTCTTGCTTTCATCAATCGGCTCCATTTGTTGAATGTCAACGATCTTGCCCTCAGAATCGATGAAAGCAATATCCAACGGAATAAAAGTATTTCTCATCCAAAATGATTGAATGCGGGAGAATTCGAAGACGAACAGCATGCCTTGCTCCTCCGGCAACTGCTCGCGAAACATCAAGCCCTTCATGCGCTCTTCGTCGGTTTGAACGACTTCGACAAACAACGGGTGTTCTTTGATCATAATGCGCTGCCGGCCCTCGGGAATTTGAGCATCAGCCTTCGCCGCGGGCTTTTCTGCGGGCTGTTGCTTGCAGGCCACCCAACTCAGAAGGCAGAAAATGCCAAAAATGAAAATCCTTACAAGTGATCGTTTTATTGATTTCTTCACGCGACACTCCGCTTGCGTCATTTTACCTGGCTGAGGTTGAAATTTTGCACGCCAAACTAATAAGAAACTCGCTGTCATGCAAGATTGAAAGTTCGTTTGCAGACGTTGTTTGATTTGATATATTCTTTCGCTTCAAGATGCTTGCCGGCCGGCGGCAAAACTACAACCGCTTTTCAATTCACGTTGAACTCTGGAGATTTGACCATGGCATCTTCCCTGGCATCTTCCCTCAAAAGCCTTCCTGATCTGAACAGTGACTATCCGCTCACTCCGGCGCAGATTGCAGCGTTTCGCCGCGACGGGCATGTTCTGCTGCGCGGCGTGGCTTCGCCTGCTGTGCTGGAGGATTTCCGTCCTGCCATTGCCGCGAATGTTGAAGCGCTGCGCAAAGAGTACTGGGGCGGCGTTTTCAATGTGGATTTGGACAAACGCGATACCTATCACAAAGCTTTCGTGCAAATCGAGAACTTGTGGCGGCATGATGAGGCTGTCAAAAAATTCGTGATGGCGCGGCGCTTTGCAAAAATTGCGGCAGATTTGTTGGGCGTGAAAGGCGTCCGCATCTATCATGACCAGGCGCTCTTTAAAGAGCCGGGCGGCGGGCACACGCCCTGGCATCAAGATCAATACTATTGGCCGCTGGAAACGGACAAAACTCTCACGATGTGGCTGCCGCTCGTCGATGCGCCTTCCGAAATGGGGCCCATCATTTTCGCCAACGAATCGCAGCGCAACGGCCCGCTGGGATTGCTTGCGATTTCCGATGACTCGGAAGAATATTTTCGGCGCGTGGCGATCGAGCGCCAGTTTACGCTGGTGATCAACGAGCTGAGGGCGGGCGACGCCACTTTTCATTACGGCTGGACGCTGCACAAAGCGCCGGGCAACACCTCGAATCGCATGCGCGAAGTGATGACGATCATTTATTACGCCGACGGCGCTAAACTCATTGCGCCGCAAAATCCAAATCAGCAAGCCGATCTCGAGAGCTGGTTTCCCGGACAAAAGCCGGGAGAGCTGGCAGCGAGCGAGTTGAATCCGCTGGTGTATTCGCAGGAATAAGTCAAAAGCGGGAATGAAAACGGCGGGCGCGATTGTTCATTAGAACGAACCCTTTCAACTTTGGAGGATCGATGAAGATGGGACGAGCTCGCATTCACGCCGCCGTTTTTTGTTTCGCGATATTTTCAAGTTCGGCAGTCGCGCAAGACTGGCTCAAACTGACACCGGCGAGCGGAGAGGCGCCAACCCCGCGCCGCAATGCCGCGGCGATTTATGATTCGCTTGACCATCGTATGATCATCTTCGGCGGCCGCACGAATGCCGGCGACCGCAATGAAGTTTGGGCGTTCGATTTTTCCTCCAACACTTGGGAGGAGTTGACGCCCGCTACCGGTGATGCGCCTGCGCCGCGTTTTACCGCCAATGGCATTTATGATGCCGCCAACCATCGAATGCTCATTTGGTCCGGCCAGGGCGCTAGTTTCTTCAACGATGTCTGGGCCTTTGATTTCACCAGCAACGCCTGGTCGCAATTCACGCCCGCGGATCCCAAGCCCAATATCCGTTATGGCACGGCCGCGATTTTTGATCCACAAGCTCGCGATCTCGTGACGTTTGCGGGTTTCACAGATCAAGGCCGCTTCGATGACACCTGGCGTTTCGACATCGATGCTGCGACATGGGCAAAACTCCAGCTTGACACATATCCAGAAAAGCGCTGCCTGCACACCGCGAGCTACGATGCGTTGAAGCATCGCATGATTGTTTATGGCGGCCAAACCAACGGGCCGCGCGGCGATATTTGGGCATTCGATCTCAATCAAAATCACTGGGTGGATTTGACGCCCAACAACAGTCCAGCCGGCCGTTGGTTCGCGGCAAGTATTTATGAAAGCCGGGAGCATCGCCTCATCATCTTCGGCGGCAATTTGGGCGGTGGTCAAACGAATGACGTTTGGGCATTTCGTTTGAATGAAGGCAACTGGGAACAACTCTTGCCCACGGGCGAAGGGCCGGCGGCGCGCGAGGGCGCGGCGGCGATTTATGTTGAAAAGGAAAATCGCATGGTTGTGTTCGGCGGGCGCGGAGCAAGCGACTTCAATGACGTTTGGTCGTTGAACAATCTCGCACGCGCGACGGGGCTTGAGGACGATGATCTGATGCCTGCGCCACAATCATTTCACTTGCTGGGAAACTATCCTAACCCCTTTAAGCGTTCACTCCCATTGCAAGAAACGATGATTG
This window of the Cytophagia bacterium CHB2 genome carries:
- a CDS encoding arginase; this translates as LAALMGFGAPELVNLGRPGAKLKPSDVVLIGVRDLDAQEKILLKKSGVTIYTMREIDERGISTVMKEALRRLSHLSRLHVSLDMDSLDPLDAPGVGTPVPGGLTYREAHLIMEMLADSKMVRSIDIVEVNPILDHRNHTSSIAIALLASLLGQSIL
- a CDS encoding DUF192 domain-containing protein, whose amino-acid sequence is MTASFLLVWRAKFQPQPGKMTQAECRVKKSIKRSLVRIFIFGIFCLLSWVACKQQPAEKPAAKADAQIPEGRQRIMIKEHPLFVEVVQTDEERMKGLMFREQLPEEQGMLFVFEFSRIQSFWMRNTFIPLDIAFIDSEGKIVDIQQMEPIDESKNYISAAPALYVLETNAGWFERHGVKVGDMVKF
- a CDS encoding phytanoyl-CoA dioxygenase family protein, whose protein sequence is MASSLASSLKSLPDLNSDYPLTPAQIAAFRRDGHVLLRGVASPAVLEDFRPAIAANVEALRKEYWGGVFNVDLDKRDTYHKAFVQIENLWRHDEAVKKFVMARRFAKIAADLLGVKGVRIYHDQALFKEPGGGHTPWHQDQYYWPLETDKTLTMWLPLVDAPSEMGPIIFANESQRNGPLGLLAISDDSEEYFRRVAIERQFTLVINELRAGDATFHYGWTLHKAPGNTSNRMREVMTIIYYADGAKLIAPQNPNQQADLESWFPGQKPGELAASELNPLVYSQE